One part of the Acinetobacter sp. XS-4 genome encodes these proteins:
- the hutG gene encoding formimidoylglutamase: MNHTFKWQGRHDGEGEAHQRIHHIMNKTQHAEFALIGFSSDEGVKRNKGRVGAADAPDAIRNQLANLPIHRPVSMVDLGTVTCEYGNLEQAQTELAEQVATSLQNGLKPIVLGGGHEVAFGSFSGLFQYVQAHAPDKKIGIINFDAHFDLREAEHATSGTPFLQAARLSEQHQKQFNYLCIGVANHANTKVLFDTADALNCSYLRDHEVNIFNLNNVLAAVDAFIEKVDCLYVTIDLDVFAAAVAPGVSAPAVKGIDLATFEAIFKHLQESGKIKLLDIAECNPKFDLDNRTAKLAAYIVYQYLFNQ, translated from the coding sequence ATGAATCACACATTTAAATGGCAAGGCCGCCATGATGGCGAAGGTGAAGCACACCAACGTATTCACCATATTATGAATAAAACCCAACATGCCGAATTTGCGCTGATTGGTTTTAGCTCTGATGAAGGCGTGAAACGTAATAAAGGTCGAGTCGGTGCTGCCGATGCGCCAGATGCAATCCGTAATCAGCTTGCCAATTTACCTATCCATCGTCCAGTGAGTATGGTCGATTTAGGTACAGTAACTTGTGAATATGGCAATTTAGAGCAAGCCCAAACCGAGTTGGCGGAGCAAGTCGCAACTAGCCTACAAAATGGTTTAAAACCTATTGTACTTGGTGGTGGACATGAAGTTGCATTTGGTAGCTTTAGCGGCTTATTCCAATATGTACAAGCTCACGCACCAGATAAAAAAATAGGCATTATTAATTTCGATGCCCATTTTGATTTGCGTGAAGCAGAGCATGCCACCTCTGGAACACCTTTTTTACAAGCAGCGCGACTTTCAGAACAGCATCAAAAACAATTTAATTATTTATGTATTGGGGTCGCCAACCATGCCAATACTAAAGTTTTGTTTGATACAGCCGATGCGCTAAATTGTTCATATTTACGCGATCATGAGGTTAATATTTTTAACCTAAACAACGTGCTTGCGGCGGTTGATGCTTTTATTGAAAAAGTAGACTGTTTGTACGTTACGATTGATTTAGATGTCTTTGCTGCTGCGGTTGCACCTGGTGTAAGTGCGCCAGCTGTAAAAGGAATTGATTTAGCCACTTTTGAGGCAATTTTTAAGCATCTTCAAGAGAGCGGCAAGATCAAACTTTTAGATATTGCCGAGTGCAATCCAAAATTTGATTTAGATAATAGAACAGCAAAACTGGCTGCATATATTGTTTATCAATACTTATTTAATCAATAA
- the murI gene encoding glutamate racemase — MDQKNNPIGMIDSGLGGLSLFKYIRQALPNEDIIYFADSKYVPYGDKDSDWIVSRTTHLISNLINDGNCKAIVVACNTMTAVAIETIRAQINVPLIAIEPAVKPAVAITQSKHIAVLATATTVKGKNLESLIETYAQDIKVSLVPCIGLAEKIENGKAHTAEVKSYLKNILDPLVEQKVDTIILGCTHYPFVSNIIQGLVGSDIQIIEPSEAVTAHLIRQLKKYDLNSQSPNEGSHIIWTSSDPLEVADVSFSLLGKHLPVKDIAI; from the coding sequence ATGGACCAGAAGAATAACCCGATTGGAATGATTGATTCTGGTTTAGGTGGGCTGTCTCTATTTAAATACATTCGGCAGGCGCTTCCGAATGAAGATATTATTTACTTTGCAGACTCAAAATATGTTCCTTATGGCGACAAAGATAGCGACTGGATTGTTTCAAGAACTACTCATTTAATCTCAAATCTTATAAATGACGGGAATTGCAAAGCGATTGTTGTTGCTTGTAATACGATGACTGCTGTAGCGATTGAAACGATTAGAGCGCAAATTAATGTGCCACTTATTGCCATAGAACCCGCGGTAAAACCTGCTGTAGCAATCACACAAAGTAAGCATATTGCTGTCTTGGCAACTGCAACTACGGTTAAAGGAAAAAATCTAGAAAGTTTAATTGAGACTTACGCACAAGATATCAAAGTGTCTTTAGTGCCATGTATTGGTCTGGCCGAAAAAATTGAAAATGGCAAAGCGCATACTGCTGAGGTTAAAAGCTATCTAAAAAATATCTTAGATCCACTGGTAGAACAAAAGGTTGATACGATTATTCTAGGTTGTACACACTATCCATTTGTTTCAAATATTATTCAGGGTCTTGTTGGCTCTGATATCCAAATTATTGAGCCATCAGAAGCAGTTACAGCGCATTTAATCCGCCAGTTAAAGAAATATGATTTAAATTCACAAAGTCCAAATGAGGGGAGTCATATCATTTGGACCAGTTCAGACCCGTTGGAAGTTGCGGATGTTAGTTTTTCTTTGTTAGGTAAGCATTTACCTGTAAAAGATATTGCAATATAA